In Microbacterium sp. zg-Y818, the genomic window ACCGGCCCCGCGCTGGACGCCCTGACCAGAGTCCCGAGGATCACGAATAGGGGAGCCAGCAGGATGAGGAGCATCACGGATCCGACGATGTCGACGGTGCGCTTGACCAATCTCTGGCGGCCGGTGTACCGCGGCGTCTCCACGTGCACCAGGGGAAGCCCGGCTACCGGCCGGGTGTGCAGGCGCGGGCCGCCGATGTCGGTGAGGCTCGGCACGAGGATCAGGTGCTGACGGCCTGCTTTCAGCCGCCAGCTGATCTCCTTGACCTTGCGCACCGGCAGCGCCGCGTCGCTGGCGACGATGAGGGTGTCGGCATCCACCATCGACATCATCATGATGACGTCGTCCGCCGGCCCGAGGAACGGTACGCTCGCGCCACGGCAGGTGAAGTCCGAACGGCTTCCCGGGCCGCTGAGACCGACGACGAGATAGCCCGCTTCGGGGTTGCGGTCGAGTTCGGCCGTGATGCGCGCGTTCTCCTCGTCGTCGCCGATCACGAGCGCCCGCGCCATGCCGCGGCCCGCCCGCCGGTGAGCCTTGAGCCGCTGGCGCCACAGGTAGCGCGTGATGAGGAGGCAGGCGAGGCCCAGCGGGAACCCGAGCAGGATGTAGCCCCGGGAGACCGGCGTCATCGTGAGGTAGGACACCACAGCCAAGATCGCGAAGAGGTGCACGGCCGAGCTGATCACGAGTCGGTACTCGGACATGCCCATCCCGACGACGCGTTCGCCGCGCGATCCCGAGACCGCCAGCGCCACCTGCCAGCCCACGATGAGCGCAACGGAGAGCCACGTGTAGCTGAGGGCGGTATCACCCAGCTGACGGGTGTGGTCCCCCACCGTCGCCGAGAACCACACGTACTGCGAGAGGAACACCGCGATGAAGATCACCACGGAGTCCGACAGCCACAGCATGCGCCGATAGGCGAGCCGCCAGTCGACGGCCGCCACTTCGGCGGTCGACAGCGCCGCCAACGGATTCAATGCCACGTTCCCCCCCAAAAGGCTCGTGTTCGTTCAACAGGTGCGCCCGCGGGCGCGTCAAGGCAGCGTCTCGGCGCCGCCGTTCTTCCCCGACTCCCGGAACCGCGCACGCGAATTCCTGAGAGTCTCATCCCCGGATCTGGAAGCCACGCCCCCCGGCATGCTCCCGCTTTTCGGCTTGGTCTCGTCCCCATCGAGGCGGGCGAAGTCCGGAAATTCCAGCAGGTCCATCTCTGCGCTGTCGGCATCGCGATCGCCTGCGTCGAATGACAGGTAGGACTCGGTCAGGTAACTGGTCGCGCCGCGCGCGGTGACGCGGTTGGCCACCGTGCCGGCCAGACGTGCGCCGACCTTCTCGAGAGAGGCCGTGGCCGCCCGGATGGCGTCACGTCTCGTTCGATCCACGGCGACCACCAGCAGCACGCCCCCGACGCTTCGGGAAAGGATCGCGGCATCCGGGACGGGCAGGAGAGGCGGCGTGTCGTAGAGCACGACGTCGTAGATATCCTGCAGGTGGGCCATCAGATCGCGCATGTGCCGCGACCCCAGGAGCTCGCTCGGGTTGGGCGGTATCCGACCCGAGGCCAGCACGTGCAGGTTCGGCGATCCCCAGGTCTGGACCACCTCGGCGAAGAGCGCGCGACCGATGAGCACGTCGGTGAGGCCGGCGCCGCCCTCCAAAGAGAGAGACTCGTGGATCTGCGGGCGGCGGAGGTCCGCTTCGACCAGGAGCACGCGTGACCCGTTCGCAGCGATCGAATTGGCGAGGTTGAGCGCGACCGTGGACTTTCCGTCGCCGGGCCCGGGGGACGTGATGGTGAACGTCGCGGGACCGTCGATGTCGAGGAACTGCAGGTTGGTGCGGAGGATGCGGAACGACTCCGCCGCCGGGGTGCCGAGGCCGTCGTCGATGAGGGCCGCCTCACCGCGGCCGCGGGAGATCTGCGGGATCGCCCCCACGATCGGGGCGTCGGTCACCGCCTCGACGTCCTCCGTGGAGCGGACCCGGGTGTCGATGAGTTCGCGCAGGATCGCCGCCAGCGTTCCCAGCGCAAGCCCCGCGAACAGGCCGATGCCCAGGTTGAGCAGGACGTTCGGGCTGATCGGCGTCGTGGGCGCCTCGGCGAAGCGCACCTGCGTCATCTTCACCGGGGTCATCGCCGTCGGGACCGTGCCGTCAGCCGCGACCGCACCGGTGGTCGACTCGACCTCCGACACGACGACCGACAGGTTCGTGATGATGGCGTTGGCGATGCTCGCCGCCATGGCAGGCGACGAGTCGCTGACCGTCACCTCGAGCATCGTGGTGGAAAGCGGGATCGACACATCGATGCGGGCTGCGAGCTGGGCCGGCGTCACGTCGAGGCCCAGCTCCTCGATCACGCGCGAGGTGACGATCGGCTCGGTGGCGAGGCTCGCATACGTGCTGACGCGGCGCTCGGTGAACGCGTTGCCCTGCGTGAGCTCGTTGACGCTCGCCCCGGTCTCGCTCGTGATCAGCGCAACGCTGGTCGCCGAGTACACCGGCTTCGTGGTCGTAGCAGCGACCCACCCGGCGAGCGCTCCGGCGAGCGTCACAGCGAGGATCAGAATCCACGACCGCCGAACGATCCGCGCGTAGTCACGACTGCCCATACATTCCCCATCACGTAGGCCACGACGGAGACTGCCCCAGCTGTTCCCCAGCTAGCCCCCCGGCTTGCGCCGACGATACGCACCGGAGGCAGGGAACCGCAAGGGCTATCTGCGATCCGGTGTTTCGGATAGGGTGGCCACGCGCGCCCCCCGACCGCACCGCACTGCACTCTGGGGGATTGCCATGCGTCAAGATGTTTCCGCGCCGAGCGGGTCGTCGGGGGAGAAGACCCTCCTCACTCTGCTGTGGGTCGAGTCGACGACGGACTCCACGGCGGCCGGTGCTCATCTGCGCGGCACCCTCGCGCGCCTCGCGCCCGAATTGTTCGACCTGCGCGTGATCACGCGGTCGACCGACGGACCGTCGTGGCTGCCGGGGCGGCTGCGCAAACCCTGGCGCATCATCTCGGTTGTCGGCCGTGCGAAGCTGGCGCGCCCGCGCGGCGTGCTGCTGGCGCGGTGGAGCCCGTTCGTGGCCCTGGTGAGCCGGCGGTGGACCCGGCGCGGGAGGCCACTCGTGCTGTTCGTCCAGGGAAACCTCGACGACCTCTACGATTCGAACCCCTGGACGCGCCGCGCGCCGTGGCTGACGAACCTCGCGCTCGCCTCGATCCGCGAGGCGACGGCGGTGGTCACGCCGAGCGCCGGGCTGGCGGAATGGGTCGGCACGGTTCGCGGAGCAGGGGAGCAGCCGACGGTGACGGTCATCCCCAACGGCGTCGACCTGCCACTGTTCGAGAGCGCGCGCAAGGACGCCGATCAGGTGCGCGAGCCCTCGGCGGTGTTCTTCGGCAACATGGCCACCTGGCAGGGCGTGGACACGATCTTGCAGGCGCTCGCCGATCCGCGCTGGCCCGCTGACCTCGCGCTCACGGTGATCGGAGACGGTCCCCTCGCCCGTGAGGTCGCCGACAGCGTCGACCCGCGCGTGCGCTACCTCGGGCGCCGCTCGAAGAGTGAGGTGGCGGCTGTCGTCGCCGGAGCCGAGATGGCATTGGCGACGCGAAGCGACGTCGCCGCCAGCGCCACCGGGGTGTCTCCGTTCAAGGTCATCGAAGCCGCCGCGGCCGGTACGCCTGCCATCGTCACCCGCGTTCCCGGCCAGACCGAGCTCGCGACCGACATCGGGGGCGCGGTGCTCATTGCGCCGGGCGATCCGCAGGCGCTCGCGCAGGCCGTCGCCGACCTTCACGCCGACCCGGAGCTGCGGGCACGCCTGACCGACCGTGGGCTGGCCGGCGTGCGCGCCTACGACTGGGCCTCGCGCGCGGGCGACCTCGCCACGGTGGTCACCTCGGTCTCCGCCTCCGCGAGTCGTCCGACGGCGGACGCCACCCGGCTGGCCGGTCAGCGCCGATGACGGCCCTTTCCGAGCGCCGACAGGCGAGGGTGGGGGCCCCGGGCGGCGGGCCCCCGATGGATGCGCTCAAGTACTGGCTGGTGTGTGCCACGCTCGCGCTCGGTGCCATCGTCGCCGCGCTCAGCCACGCGCTGCTGCCCGGCAAGCTGTTCCTCGACGAATCGATCATCCGCCGCTTCATCGGCGGCGCGCTCCGTGTCGAGGGACCCAGCTCGTACGGGACGACCGCGTGGCTGTACCGGGTCACCGGGCTGGCGGACATCCCCAACCTGTTTCCGGTCCTCGCCTACCTCGTGTTCGCCGCGGGCGTGCTCATCGCCATCACATGGCGCGGCATCCCCGCCATGTCCTTCCCTGAGCTGGCGGTCGTGGCAGGTTCGCTGTTGCTGGGGGCGGTCTATCTCTCCCAGTACTCGAAAGAGTTCTTCGTCCTCCCCCTGGTCATCGTGCTCATGCTCGCGCGCCGCTCTTGGGTCATCGAGGTCACCTGGATCTGTCTTGCCCTGCTCTACGCGGGGTTCGTGCGGCAGTACTGGTTCCTGGTCCTCGTGCTCTACCTGGCCCTGCGCCTGCTCATCCCCCGATTGCGTTCGGCGTGGCTGCTCGTTCCCATCGTCATGATCGGGTTCGCCGCGATGACCCTGGCGTTCAACCTCGTGCTGGGCACCGACCTCACGTTCTTCCGCACCGACACCAACAACGCCTTGTACATCGATCGCTCCACACGCATCGACGACCTGATCCCGGGGGAGTCGCTCCCCATCCAGTGGCTGAACGCGGTCGTGATGATCCTCGCGATCGCCTTCCCGGTGGCCCTGGTCCTGTCGGGGGAACCCCTCCAGATGATCACCGGCCTCTTCGTGGCGCTGTGCTGGGTTCTCGTGGCGCTGCGCTCCGCGCGCGTCGTCGGCAGGCCCGGTCCCGGAGTGATCCCACTGGCGTTCCTGCTGGCCTTCCTCATGGTGCAGTCGGTCTTCGAACCGGACTTCGGGTCGTATGTGAGACACATCACGCCGCAGCTGCCGCTCTTCCTGGCGCTCTTCGTTGCCACCGACAGGCGGCCGGGAGTCGGATCATGAAGATCGTCCACGTGACCGAGACGCTCGTGGGCGGGGTGCTCGCGGCGCTCCTGGCGTTGTCCGCCCGACAGGCGGCGCTGGGGCACGACGTCTCGGTGCTCTATCCCGTCAAGGCGACCGTTCCGTCGTCTGACGAGCTGCAGGCCCGATTCCATCCCGACGTGCACCGGGTCGAGCTCGCGTTCCGCGGCCGGGTGTCGGCGTTGCAGAC contains:
- a CDS encoding sugar transferase — translated: MALNPLAALSTAEVAAVDWRLAYRRMLWLSDSVVIFIAVFLSQYVWFSATVGDHTRQLGDTALSYTWLSVALIVGWQVALAVSGSRGERVVGMGMSEYRLVISSAVHLFAILAVVSYLTMTPVSRGYILLGFPLGLACLLITRYLWRQRLKAHRRAGRGMARALVIGDDEENARITAELDRNPEAGYLVVGLSGPGSRSDFTCRGASVPFLGPADDVIMMMSMVDADTLIVASDAALPVRKVKEISWRLKAGRQHLILVPSLTDIGGPRLHTRPVAGLPLVHVETPRYTGRQRLVKRTVDIVGSVMLLILLAPLFVILGTLVRASSAGPVFYRQERIGKDGRPFRLIKFRTMVPDADAMLTQLLAEQGKDDAPLFKIEQDPRITPIGRVLRKHSLDEFPQLLNVLLGDMSLVGPRPQRSGEVAFYDFAAERRLIVKPGMSGLWQVSGRSALSWEESLRLDLYYVENWSLLGDIGILFRTFRAVLAPGDTAH
- a CDS encoding polysaccharide biosynthesis tyrosine autokinase; the protein is MGSRDYARIVRRSWILILAVTLAGALAGWVAATTTKPVYSATSVALITSETGASVNELTQGNAFTERRVSTYASLATEPIVTSRVIEELGLDVTPAQLAARIDVSIPLSTTMLEVTVSDSSPAMAASIANAIITNLSVVVSEVESTTGAVAADGTVPTAMTPVKMTQVRFAEAPTTPISPNVLLNLGIGLFAGLALGTLAAILRELIDTRVRSTEDVEAVTDAPIVGAIPQISRGRGEAALIDDGLGTPAAESFRILRTNLQFLDIDGPATFTITSPGPGDGKSTVALNLANSIAANGSRVLLVEADLRRPQIHESLSLEGGAGLTDVLIGRALFAEVVQTWGSPNLHVLASGRIPPNPSELLGSRHMRDLMAHLQDIYDVVLYDTPPLLPVPDAAILSRSVGGVLLVVAVDRTRRDAIRAATASLEKVGARLAGTVANRVTARGATSYLTESYLSFDAGDRDADSAEMDLLEFPDFARLDGDETKPKSGSMPGGVASRSGDETLRNSRARFRESGKNGGAETLP
- a CDS encoding glycosyltransferase family 4 protein → MRQDVSAPSGSSGEKTLLTLLWVESTTDSTAAGAHLRGTLARLAPELFDLRVITRSTDGPSWLPGRLRKPWRIISVVGRAKLARPRGVLLARWSPFVALVSRRWTRRGRPLVLFVQGNLDDLYDSNPWTRRAPWLTNLALASIREATAVVTPSAGLAEWVGTVRGAGEQPTVTVIPNGVDLPLFESARKDADQVREPSAVFFGNMATWQGVDTILQALADPRWPADLALTVIGDGPLAREVADSVDPRVRYLGRRSKSEVAAVVAGAEMALATRSDVAASATGVSPFKVIEAAAAGTPAIVTRVPGQTELATDIGGAVLIAPGDPQALAQAVADLHADPELRARLTDRGLAGVRAYDWASRAGDLATVVTSVSASASRPTADATRLAGQRR